One Deinococcus sp. LM3 genomic region harbors:
- the murA gene encoding UDP-N-acetylglucosamine 1-carboxyvinyltransferase, producing the protein MQLTPLHVQGGRELSGEIAVQHSKNAALPIIVASLLSSEKVILHGIPRLSDVATILDLLAHIGTRHAWIGENSLELHTPEILNTDAPYALVSKMRASFIVMGPILARAGHATVSMPGGCAWGPRPVDQHVKALRALGAQVSEDGGNFEATRQGSLNGQFIFELLTVGGTHNAILASVLGDGVVTLENASIDTDVVDMIEFLNSLGADIQGAGTNTITVRGVSALRGGTYTVIPDRIEAGTFMMLAAATRSRVTLTNVRPDHLRAVTGKLQEMGVDITEQGNTLTVDARDRTLSPVNITTQSYPGFPTDLQPQMSALLATVPGTSVVQDPVYPDRLTHVAELTRMGANITVSGYTQVIQGGALHAAPVKAADLRAGAALFIAGLTCEGDTVIDGVQYLNRGYERLAERLRGLGANVMQPEGLLAAAD; encoded by the coding sequence ATGCAACTGACCCCACTGCACGTCCAGGGAGGCCGCGAACTCAGCGGCGAGATCGCCGTTCAGCACAGCAAGAACGCGGCGCTGCCGATCATCGTCGCCAGCCTCCTGAGCAGTGAGAAGGTCATCCTGCACGGCATCCCGCGCCTGAGCGACGTGGCGACCATCCTGGACCTGCTGGCCCACATCGGCACGCGCCACGCCTGGATCGGCGAGAACAGCCTGGAGCTGCACACCCCAGAGATCCTGAACACCGACGCGCCCTACGCGCTGGTCAGCAAGATGCGCGCCAGCTTCATCGTGATGGGCCCCATCCTGGCCCGCGCCGGACACGCGACCGTCTCCATGCCCGGCGGCTGCGCCTGGGGTCCGCGCCCCGTGGATCAGCACGTCAAGGCGCTGCGCGCCCTGGGAGCGCAGGTCAGCGAGGACGGCGGCAACTTCGAGGCGACCCGCCAGGGCAGCCTCAACGGGCAGTTCATCTTCGAACTGCTGACCGTGGGCGGCACGCACAACGCCATCCTGGCCAGCGTGCTGGGCGACGGCGTGGTCACGCTGGAGAACGCCAGCATCGATACCGACGTGGTCGACATGATCGAGTTCCTGAACAGCCTCGGCGCGGACATCCAGGGTGCCGGGACGAACACCATCACGGTGCGCGGCGTCAGCGCCCTGCGCGGCGGCACGTACACGGTCATTCCCGACCGCATCGAGGCCGGCACCTTCATGATGCTGGCCGCCGCCACCCGCAGCCGCGTCACGCTCACGAACGTCCGCCCCGACCACCTGCGCGCCGTGACCGGCAAGTTGCAGGAGATGGGCGTGGACATCACCGAGCAGGGCAACACCCTGACCGTGGATGCCCGCGACCGCACCCTGAGCCCCGTGAACATCACCACCCAGAGCTACCCGGGCTTCCCCACCGACCTGCAACCGCAGATGAGCGCCCTGCTCGCCACGGTGCCCGGCACCAGCGTCGTGCAGGACCCTGTGTACCCCGACCGCCTGACGCACGTGGCCGAACTGACCCGCATGGGCGCGAACATCACCGTCAGCGGCTACACCCAGGTCATCCAGGGCGGCGCGCTGCACGCCGCGCCGGTCAAGGCCGCCGACCTGCGCGCCGGCGCGGCCCTGTTCATCGCGGGCCTGACCTGCGAGGGCGACACCGTGATCGACGGCGTGCAGTACCTGAACCGCGGCTACGAACGCCTCGCCGAGCGCCTGCGCGGCCTGGGTGCGAACGTCATGCAGCCCGAAGGTCTGCTGGCCGCCGCCGACTGA
- a CDS encoding MFS transporter codes for MTARAQAWRTRTFSALRHPHYRRYWFSQLLSLTGSWMQATAQQYLVLELSGGSSAALGWVTAAQFMPSLLLSLFAGAVIDRVPRRNVLLATQITLLITATALAVTTHLGLVTLPLVMGIAFLSGCANAFDMPARQSMVVDFVPRSDVPNAVALNSLSFNVSRTVGQALFGVVAALGVTLLAGGNGDDISRLALPFYLNVASFFVVLYVIATLPFPPREGGPRGSMAEDVREGLRYVRGTPAVRNVMLLVGALSLTIINFNVIIPYYARVVFGAREATFGALSAAFGIGAMAGALWQASRPNPLRNLRVGAVILTLSAVALAFTPGPALAFPVLAACGFGMLTLLVSANSSVQLTIPDALRGRVMSLYSFVLVGMGPPGALIASSLISSSGPFGPRAGLIVLAALGAAATAALWTRLPRDPLPKA; via the coding sequence GTGACTGCCCGCGCCCAGGCGTGGCGTACGCGCACCTTCAGTGCCCTGCGCCACCCCCACTACCGCCGCTACTGGTTCTCGCAGCTGCTCTCGCTGACCGGATCGTGGATGCAGGCCACTGCCCAGCAGTACCTCGTGCTGGAACTCTCGGGCGGCAGCAGCGCCGCGCTCGGCTGGGTCACCGCCGCGCAGTTCATGCCCAGCCTGCTGCTCTCGCTGTTCGCCGGGGCCGTCATCGACCGCGTGCCGCGCCGGAACGTGCTGCTGGCCACGCAGATCACGCTGCTGATCACTGCGACCGCCCTGGCCGTCACCACGCACCTGGGTCTGGTCACGTTGCCGCTGGTCATGGGCATCGCGTTCCTGTCCGGCTGCGCGAACGCCTTCGACATGCCGGCCCGGCAGAGCATGGTCGTGGACTTCGTGCCCAGAAGCGACGTGCCGAACGCCGTCGCCCTGAACAGCCTGTCGTTCAACGTGAGCCGCACGGTCGGGCAGGCGCTGTTCGGGGTGGTCGCCGCGCTGGGCGTCACGCTGCTGGCAGGCGGGAACGGCGACGACATCTCGCGGCTGGCGCTGCCGTTCTACCTGAACGTCGCGTCGTTCTTCGTGGTGCTGTACGTGATCGCCACGCTGCCCTTTCCCCCCCGCGAGGGCGGCCCGCGCGGCAGCATGGCCGAGGACGTCCGCGAGGGCCTGCGCTACGTGCGCGGCACGCCCGCCGTGCGCAACGTCATGCTGCTCGTCGGGGCGCTCAGCCTGACCATCATCAACTTCAACGTGATCATCCCCTACTACGCCCGCGTGGTGTTCGGCGCGCGCGAGGCGACCTTCGGCGCGCTGTCGGCCGCCTTCGGGATCGGCGCGATGGCCGGCGCGCTCTGGCAGGCCAGCCGTCCCAACCCGCTGCGCAACCTGCGGGTCGGCGCGGTCATCCTGACCCTCAGCGCCGTCGCGCTGGCCTTCACGCCCGGCCCGGCGCTGGCCTTCCCGGTCCTGGCCGCCTGCGGGTTCGGGATGCTGACCCTGCTGGTCAGCGCGAACTCCAGCGTGCAGCTCACCATCCCCGACGCGCTGCGCGGCCGGGTCATGAGCCTGTACTCGTTCGTGCTGGTCGGCATGGGCCCCCCCGGCGCGCTGATCGCCAGCAGCCTGATCAGCAGCAGCGGTCCCTTCGGGCCGCGCGCCGGCCTGATCGTCCTGGCCGCGCTGGGCGCCGCCGCCACTGCCGCCCTGTGGACCCGCCTGCCCCGTGATCCCCTCCCGAAAGCCTGA
- the tatA gene encoding twin-arginine translocase TatA/TatE family subunit yields MPNIGPAELLVILLVALVVFGPRKLPELGKSLGAGLREFRKSTQSLKDGLDGTLNDPPPAAPAQTIHAQAAVPVAAAVAPGAQPMAAQPVAAQAVAAQPATVQPLTVQPVEVPQPAAPDSTPAVTVAKEPTHS; encoded by the coding sequence ATGCCCAATATCGGTCCTGCTGAACTGCTGGTGATCCTGCTGGTCGCGCTCGTGGTGTTCGGTCCCCGCAAACTTCCGGAACTGGGCAAGAGCCTGGGGGCTGGCCTGCGTGAATTCCGCAAAAGTACCCAGAGCCTCAAAGACGGCCTGGACGGCACCCTGAACGACCCGCCGCCCGCCGCTCCCGCGCAGACGATTCACGCGCAGGCGGCCGTTCCGGTCGCGGCGGCTGTCGCGCCGGGCGCGCAACCCATGGCGGCGCAGCCCGTTGCAGCGCAAGCTGTCGCGGCGCAACCGGCGACGGTGCAGCCGCTGACGGTGCAGCCGGTCGAGGTGCCCCAGCCGGCCGCGCCGGACAGCACCCCGGCCGTCACGGTCGCCAAGGAGCCCACCCACAGCTGA
- a CDS encoding serine/threonine-protein kinase, whose protein sequence is MPLDSGSVLVGRYDLLGLLGEGGSARVFRAHDTLLGRDVAVKVQHAHVPPSDRERFLREVRTLARLTHPGVVPVLDLGTEPEGGRPFFTMPLMTGGPVTTLGPLEDAPGPLGRFLTAAAFVSRALHFVHAQGITHRDLTPGNVLLDGAGLPRVMDFGLVALSEHTRQLTRSGVTLGTPAYMAPEQARGVGVGPLSDLYALGAVLYRVACGSPPFVGDSDQSVLYQHVYEAAPDPRELNPAVPDAVARVLLSLLAKRPEDRPESGEALAHLWALARRDVWTAHVRGQYRGGRTRTGEHPDGPARVAGLREVWSVPLPGEVTWPAAVMGEGDLVAVGTRGGQLVLTHASGRPFATYAARDEVTAPATFQGGQVLFGAWDGTLRRVDLHSGAQVWLHRARAELTGAPTLWGGQVLASSRDGHLYALDDRTGELRWAYRTGGPVAASPLVWAGAALICDESGWLHALDARSGAPMWKVEIGTVHGTPALLPTRPGEATLVVATWEGEVHALALSAAGGRPALAQGEPTLWTYDLEDEVWASPALTGADRDGGVAILAGWGGEVRALRLSDGEDLWSHRMEGRVTASPVISAGMVFLASEAGELRALDVRSGAVRWSHREAQGVQATPLAADGTLYVAFMNGTLRAYRDVPPADAKGTAAAGVPGPVAPR, encoded by the coding sequence ATGCCGCTGGATTCGGGCTCTGTGCTGGTGGGTCGGTACGACCTGCTGGGTCTGCTGGGCGAGGGTGGAAGCGCGCGGGTGTTCCGGGCGCACGACACGCTGCTGGGGCGGGACGTGGCCGTGAAGGTGCAGCACGCGCACGTGCCGCCCAGTGACCGCGAGCGCTTTCTGCGGGAGGTGCGGACGCTGGCGCGCCTGACGCACCCTGGGGTGGTGCCGGTGCTGGACCTGGGAACGGAGCCGGAGGGGGGTCGGCCGTTTTTCACGATGCCGCTGATGACGGGCGGGCCGGTGACGACGCTGGGACCGCTGGAGGACGCGCCGGGGCCGCTGGGGCGGTTCCTGACGGCGGCGGCGTTCGTGTCGCGGGCGCTGCATTTCGTGCATGCGCAGGGGATCACGCACCGGGACCTGACGCCGGGGAACGTGCTGCTGGACGGGGCGGGGTTACCGCGCGTGATGGATTTCGGGCTGGTGGCGCTCAGTGAGCACACCCGGCAGCTGACGCGCAGCGGCGTGACGCTGGGCACCCCGGCGTACATGGCGCCCGAGCAGGCGCGCGGGGTGGGCGTGGGGCCGCTGAGTGACCTGTACGCGCTGGGCGCGGTGCTGTACCGGGTGGCGTGCGGCAGTCCGCCGTTCGTGGGGGACAGTGATCAGAGCGTGCTGTACCAGCATGTGTACGAGGCCGCGCCGGACCCGCGCGAGCTGAACCCGGCGGTGCCGGACGCGGTGGCGCGGGTGCTGCTGTCGCTGCTGGCCAAGCGTCCGGAGGACCGCCCGGAGAGTGGGGAGGCGCTGGCGCACCTGTGGGCGCTGGCGCGGCGGGACGTGTGGACGGCGCACGTGCGCGGGCAGTACCGGGGTGGGCGCACCCGGACCGGTGAGCATCCGGACGGACCGGCGCGCGTGGCGGGCCTGCGGGAGGTCTGGAGCGTGCCGCTGCCGGGCGAGGTGACGTGGCCGGCCGCCGTGATGGGCGAGGGGGATCTGGTGGCGGTGGGCACGCGCGGCGGGCAGCTGGTCCTGACGCACGCGTCGGGGCGGCCGTTCGCGACGTACGCGGCGCGCGACGAGGTGACGGCCCCGGCGACCTTCCAGGGCGGGCAGGTGCTGTTCGGCGCGTGGGACGGCACCTTGCGGCGCGTGGATCTGCACAGCGGCGCGCAGGTGTGGCTGCACCGGGCGCGGGCGGAACTGACGGGCGCGCCCACGCTGTGGGGCGGGCAGGTGCTGGCCAGCAGCCGGGACGGGCACCTGTACGCGCTGGACGACCGGACCGGCGAGCTGCGCTGGGCGTACCGGACGGGCGGGCCGGTGGCGGCCAGTCCGCTGGTGTGGGCGGGCGCGGCGCTGATCTGCGACGAGAGCGGCTGGTTGCACGCGCTGGACGCCCGCAGCGGCGCGCCCATGTGGAAGGTCGAGATCGGGACGGTGCACGGCACGCCGGCGCTGCTGCCGACCCGGCCGGGCGAGGCGACGCTGGTCGTGGCGACCTGGGAGGGCGAGGTGCATGCGCTGGCGCTCAGCGCGGCGGGGGGGCGGCCGGCGCTGGCGCAGGGAGAGCCGACGCTGTGGACGTACGATCTGGAGGATGAGGTGTGGGCGTCCCCGGCGCTGACCGGCGCGGACCGGGACGGTGGCGTGGCGATCCTGGCCGGGTGGGGGGGCGAGGTGCGGGCGCTGCGCCTGTCGGACGGCGAGGACCTGTGGTCGCACCGCATGGAGGGCCGCGTGACGGCCAGTCCGGTGATCAGCGCCGGGATGGTGTTTCTGGCGTCCGAGGCGGGGGAACTCCGGGCGCTGGACGTGCGCAGCGGGGCGGTACGCTGGTCGCACCGGGAGGCGCAGGGCGTGCAGGCCACGCCACTGGCGGCAGACGGGACGCTGTACGTGGCGTTCATGAACGGCACGCTGCGCGCGTACCGGGACGTGCCGCCCGCCGACGCGAAGGGGACCGCAGCGGCGGGCGTGCCGGGGCCGGTCGCGCCGCGCTGA
- a CDS encoding SLC13 family permease: MDPILILLILFVAALVLFATEWLPVDVTALGLLSALLLLGLLTPKEAFAGFGSDTVLTLASLFILTRVLLRAGVIEWVGVSIARRSRNATATLRSLLGTVAGVSAFTSNTATTAVFLPVVAGTARRAGIPASRALMPLAFASILGGTITVIGTSTNLVVSGALPAAGQEPLGFFELAWVGVPVAVLGLAYLFFVAPRLLPARDAQLEESLRAYLADLTVAAGSPLAGQTLRETGLGRDHGLTVVAVRRGEEATQYAPGPDFRVQEGDTLTVEGPTERILAGKSTLGVVSKSEQKLPQDEGGAVRLVEAVVMPGSPLLGRTLKEARFRERYGASVLALHRRARNVERLGRLRIQVGDVLMVQGGADRLDSLGEYLVVMGDLTERQRDLRRAPLALLLFGGSVLLGGLGVVPLAVAVVVAVALSLMFRLITPEEAYGSVEWPVIVLVACMLAFGTAFEDSGAARALTGALSGVLEPLGPYGLLGALFLVTVLLTQPMSNQAAALVMLPLAIGTAKALGYDPRPFIIGITVAASNSFITPLEPSCMLVYGPGRYSFMDFVRVGAGLTAVTFVAALLIIPRVWPF; the protein is encoded by the coding sequence ATGGACCCCATCCTGATCCTGCTGATTCTGTTCGTCGCCGCGCTGGTGCTGTTCGCCACCGAGTGGCTGCCGGTCGACGTGACCGCGCTGGGGCTGCTCTCGGCGCTGCTGCTGCTGGGCCTGCTGACCCCGAAAGAGGCGTTCGCGGGCTTCGGCAGCGACACGGTCCTGACGCTGGCGTCGCTGTTCATCCTGACGCGGGTGCTGCTGCGGGCCGGGGTGATCGAGTGGGTCGGCGTGAGCATCGCGCGGCGCTCCCGGAACGCCACGGCCACGCTGCGCTCGCTGCTGGGAACCGTGGCGGGCGTCAGCGCCTTTACCAGCAACACCGCCACGACTGCCGTGTTCCTGCCGGTCGTGGCGGGCACGGCGCGCCGCGCCGGGATTCCCGCCAGCCGCGCGCTGATGCCGCTGGCGTTCGCGAGCATCCTGGGCGGCACGATCACTGTGATCGGCACGAGCACCAACCTCGTCGTGTCGGGCGCGCTGCCGGCGGCCGGGCAGGAACCGCTGGGGTTTTTCGAACTGGCGTGGGTGGGCGTGCCGGTGGCGGTACTGGGTCTGGCGTACCTGTTCTTCGTCGCGCCGCGCCTGCTGCCCGCCCGTGACGCGCAGCTCGAGGAGTCGCTGCGGGCGTACCTCGCGGACCTGACGGTCGCCGCCGGCAGTCCGCTGGCCGGGCAGACCCTGCGGGAAACCGGACTGGGCCGCGATCACGGCCTGACGGTCGTCGCCGTGCGGCGCGGCGAGGAGGCCACGCAGTACGCGCCCGGACCGGACTTCCGCGTGCAGGAGGGCGATACCCTGACCGTCGAGGGGCCCACCGAGCGCATCCTGGCGGGCAAGAGCACGCTGGGCGTGGTCAGCAAGAGCGAGCAGAAACTCCCGCAGGACGAGGGTGGCGCGGTGCGGCTGGTCGAGGCGGTCGTCATGCCCGGCTCGCCGCTGCTGGGCCGCACCCTGAAAGAGGCGCGTTTCCGTGAGCGGTACGGGGCGTCCGTGCTGGCGCTGCACCGCCGCGCGCGGAACGTCGAACGCCTGGGCCGCCTGCGCATCCAGGTCGGTGACGTGCTGATGGTGCAGGGCGGCGCGGACCGCCTGGATTCGCTGGGCGAGTACCTGGTGGTCATGGGTGACCTGACCGAGCGGCAGCGCGACCTGCGGCGCGCCCCGCTGGCGCTGCTGCTGTTCGGAGGGTCCGTGCTGCTGGGCGGTCTGGGCGTCGTGCCGCTGGCGGTGGCGGTGGTCGTGGCGGTCGCCCTGAGCCTGATGTTCCGCCTGATCACGCCCGAGGAGGCGTACGGGTCGGTGGAGTGGCCGGTGATCGTGCTGGTGGCGTGCATGCTGGCCTTCGGCACGGCCTTCGAGGACAGCGGCGCGGCCCGCGCCCTGACCGGCGCGCTGTCGGGAGTGCTGGAGCCGCTGGGGCCGTACGGACTGCTGGGCGCGCTGTTCCTGGTGACGGTCCTGCTGACCCAGCCCATGAGTAACCAGGCGGCGGCGCTGGTCATGCTGCCGCTGGCCATCGGAACCGCCAAGGCGCTGGGCTACGATCCCCGGCCGTTCATCATCGGGATCACGGTGGCGGCCAGCAACTCGTTCATCACGCCGCTGGAGCCGTCATGCATGCTGGTGTACGGGCCGGGGCGGTACTCGTTCATGGATTTCGTGCGGGTCGGGGCGGGCCTGACCGCCGTGACGTTCGTGGCGGCCCTGCTGATCATTCCGCGCGTCTGGCCGTTCTGA
- a CDS encoding [LysW]-lysine hydrolase → MSTDVPAAAPDVQDARELLIRAVQTASLSGQEGPVADFLSGWMAARGFTARVDDAGNAVGERGSGPLTVALLGHMDTVPGEIPVRVDSHGVLHGRGSVDAKGPLCAFMAAVATLPPEALAAARFVVIGATEEEAPSSRGARHIREVLSPDVVLIGEPSGWEGLTLGYKGRLVVRAEAQRENFHTAGEGSSAGDDLTEAWFRVRAWAAGAGEPGGVFGGVQATVQDITSGTDGLTQRARGTFGLRLPPAVSPADAEAVIRELLADLDSVTVTFTGHESAVRHDRDNALTRAMRVAIRAQGGTPVFKVKTGTSDMNVVAGHWPVPTLAYGPGDSALDHTPEERLDLAEYDRAVTVLREALTRLATGWSAPA, encoded by the coding sequence ATGTCGACTGACGTTCCGGCCGCCGCGCCGGACGTGCAGGACGCGCGGGAGCTGCTGATCCGTGCGGTGCAGACCGCGTCGCTGTCCGGTCAGGAGGGGCCGGTGGCCGACTTCCTGAGCGGCTGGATGGCCGCGCGGGGCTTCACGGCGCGGGTGGACGATGCCGGGAACGCTGTGGGCGAGCGCGGCAGTGGGCCACTGACGGTGGCGCTGCTGGGCCACATGGACACCGTGCCGGGCGAGATTCCGGTGCGGGTGGACAGCCACGGCGTGCTGCACGGGCGCGGCAGCGTGGACGCCAAGGGGCCGCTGTGCGCGTTCATGGCGGCCGTGGCGACCCTGCCGCCCGAGGCGCTGGCGGCGGCGCGCTTCGTGGTGATCGGCGCGACCGAGGAGGAGGCGCCCAGCAGCCGGGGCGCGCGGCACATCCGCGAGGTGCTGAGCCCGGACGTGGTCCTGATCGGCGAACCGAGCGGCTGGGAGGGCCTGACGCTGGGCTACAAGGGTCGCCTGGTCGTGCGGGCCGAGGCGCAACGCGAGAACTTCCACACGGCGGGCGAGGGCAGCAGCGCCGGGGACGACCTGACCGAGGCGTGGTTCCGGGTGCGGGCCTGGGCGGCCGGGGCGGGCGAGCCGGGCGGCGTGTTCGGCGGGGTGCAGGCGACCGTGCAGGACATCACGAGCGGCACGGACGGCCTGACGCAGCGGGCGCGCGGCACCTTCGGGTTGCGCCTGCCGCCCGCCGTGAGCCCCGCCGACGCCGAGGCGGTCATCCGTGAGCTGCTGGCCGACCTGGACAGCGTAACCGTGACCTTCACCGGCCATGAGAGCGCCGTGCGGCACGACCGGGACAACGCGCTGACGCGGGCCATGCGGGTCGCGATCCGCGCGCAGGGCGGCACGCCCGTGTTCAAGGTCAAGACCGGCACGAGCGACATGAACGTGGTGGCCGGGCACTGGCCGGTGCCGACGCTGGCGTACGGGCCGGGCGACAGCGCCCTGGATCACACGCCGGAGGAACGCCTGGATCTGGCGGAATACGACCGGGCGGTCACGGTGCTGCGCGAGGCCCTGACCCGGCTCGCCACCGGCTGGTCCGCTCCGGCCTGA
- a CDS encoding C40 family peptidase — protein sequence MSLPDSRVLTLLRPPLTVLALSLSLGGLPAAAQTLTAPLVVTAPDLRGAASVTVQPGDTAFSLARRAGLSVEALLALNGLTRPDLRVGQVLTLRDGPRTHVTQPGETLYALARRYGVTVDALLAASSLPPGAALRAGQVLTLPAGAIDRGVTGAPAPAPPVPAGLPLPAGVVGSPFLPAAPAPVAPVLQPAREMPRVQGPATLPVAAVAGEASGEVVASPLPGDWRGAALALLGTPYVFGGEARSGLDCSGFVRQVFTPLGVALPRVSADQARAGAAVDDRDLRPGDLLFFDTEGRGRVSHVGIYLGDDQFISANSYLGRVSVDRLRSDRYWGPRYLWARRVLDGPVALTRP from the coding sequence ATGTCCCTGCCTGATTCCCGCGTTCTGACGCTCCTGCGCCCCCCGCTGACCGTGCTGGCCCTGTCCCTGTCGCTCGGGGGGCTACCGGCCGCCGCGCAGACACTCACCGCGCCGCTGGTCGTGACGGCCCCTGACCTGCGGGGCGCGGCCAGCGTGACCGTGCAGCCCGGCGATACGGCGTTCAGTCTGGCCCGCCGCGCCGGCCTGAGCGTCGAGGCGCTGCTGGCCCTGAACGGCCTGACCCGCCCGGACCTGCGGGTCGGGCAGGTGCTGACCCTGCGTGACGGGCCGCGCACGCACGTCACGCAGCCCGGCGAGACGCTGTACGCCCTGGCCCGCCGCTACGGGGTCACGGTGGACGCCCTGCTGGCCGCCAGCAGCCTGCCGCCGGGCGCGGCGCTGCGGGCCGGGCAGGTGCTGACCCTGCCGGCCGGAGCGATCGACCGCGGCGTGACCGGCGCGCCCGCTCCGGCTCCCCCCGTTCCGGCTGGTCTGCCGCTGCCGGCGGGCGTGGTCGGTTCGCCGTTCCTGCCGGCCGCGCCCGCGCCGGTCGCGCCGGTGCTGCAACCGGCGCGCGAGATGCCGCGCGTGCAGGGTCCGGCCACGCTGCCAGTTGCTGCCGTGGCTGGCGAGGCGTCCGGCGAGGTGGTCGCATCTCCCCTGCCGGGCGACTGGCGCGGGGCGGCCCTGGCGCTGCTCGGCACGCCCTACGTGTTCGGCGGCGAGGCCCGCAGCGGTCTGGATTGCAGCGGGTTCGTGCGGCAGGTGTTCACGCCGCTGGGCGTGGCGTTGCCGCGCGTCAGTGCGGATCAGGCGCGGGCGGGCGCGGCGGTGGACGACCGCGACCTGCGGCCCGGCGACCTGCTGTTCTTCGACACCGAGGGCCGGGGGCGCGTGTCGCATGTCGGCATCTACCTGGGTGACGACCAGTTCATCAGCGCGAACAGTTACCTGGGGCGGGTGTCCGTGGACCGGCTACGCAGCGACCGCTACTGGGGACCGCGCTACCTGTGGGCGCGGCGGGTGCTGGACGGCCCGGTGGCCCTCACGCGGCCCTGA
- a CDS encoding YifB family Mg chelatase-like AAA ATPase — protein MLARARSVALIGVDAVPVEVEVDVSPGLPAFTVVGLPDQAVSEARERVRAAVRNAGLPFPAARITVNLAPADLRKEGPLYDLPIALGLLAAQDLLPAAALAGTLVAGELALDGSLRPISGAVNLALLAAQLGLPALLPLGNAPEAALIEGVPVFGAGTLAEAARHLGGSHPLPVTPAPEAQGPEDTLLDLADLKGQSGARRALEIAVAGGHNLLMVGSPGSGKTMLARRAPGLLPPLTRAEALEVTRIHSAAGLLASRGRLNLGAPFRAPHHTVSDAGLIGGGGVPRPGEVSLAHRGLLFLDEFPEFSRKALETLRQPLEDGAVVISRARATVQYPARFQLIAAMNPCPCGHLGDPEKACVCTPSERMRYAARLSGPLLDRIDLTVRVPRLTVEELTRAPEPEPTAPVRSRVAAARERMLARQGGRNADLGGQALRQHAPLAAGPENFARAAAKQLGLTGRGYDRLLRVARTVADLAGSPDIREAHLAEAVTYRPRDLGTG, from the coding sequence ATGCTGGCCCGCGCCCGCAGTGTCGCACTGATCGGCGTGGACGCCGTTCCGGTCGAGGTCGAGGTGGACGTCTCGCCGGGCCTGCCCGCCTTCACGGTGGTGGGGTTGCCGGATCAGGCGGTCAGCGAGGCGCGCGAGCGGGTGCGGGCCGCCGTGCGGAACGCGGGGTTGCCGTTCCCGGCGGCGCGGATCACGGTGAACCTCGCTCCGGCGGACCTGCGCAAGGAGGGGCCGCTGTACGACCTGCCCATCGCGCTGGGGCTGCTGGCCGCGCAGGACCTGCTGCCGGCGGCGGCGCTGGCGGGCACGCTGGTGGCGGGTGAACTGGCGCTGGACGGCAGCCTGCGGCCCATCTCGGGCGCGGTGAATCTGGCGTTGCTGGCGGCGCAGCTGGGTCTGCCGGCGCTGCTGCCGCTGGGAAACGCACCCGAGGCGGCGCTGATCGAGGGCGTGCCGGTGTTCGGGGCAGGCACCCTGGCCGAGGCGGCCCGGCACCTGGGCGGCTCTCACCCGCTGCCGGTCACGCCGGCGCCCGAGGCGCAGGGGCCGGAGGACACGCTGCTGGACCTCGCGGACCTCAAGGGCCAGAGCGGGGCGCGCCGGGCGCTGGAGATCGCCGTGGCGGGCGGGCACAACCTGCTGATGGTCGGGTCGCCCGGCAGCGGCAAGACCATGCTGGCGCGCCGCGCGCCGGGGCTGCTGCCGCCCCTGACGCGGGCCGAGGCGCTGGAGGTCACGCGGATTCACTCGGCGGCGGGCCTGCTGGCGTCGCGGGGCCGCCTGAACCTGGGCGCGCCGTTCCGCGCGCCGCATCACACGGTGTCGGACGCCGGGTTGATCGGTGGGGGCGGCGTGCCCCGGCCGGGTGAGGTCAGCCTCGCGCACCGGGGCCTGCTGTTCCTGGATGAATTCCCGGAGTTCAGCCGCAAGGCCCTGGAGACGCTGCGCCAGCCGCTGGAGGACGGCGCGGTCGTGATCAGCCGCGCGCGGGCGACCGTGCAGTACCCGGCGCGCTTTCAGCTGATCGCCGCCATGAATCCCTGCCCGTGCGGGCACCTGGGCGACCCGGAAAAGGCCTGCGTGTGCACGCCGTCCGAGCGGATGCGGTACGCGGCGAGGCTGTCGGGGCCGCTGCTGGACCGCATCGACCTGACGGTGCGGGTGCCGCGCCTGACGGTCGAGGAACTGACCCGCGCGCCCGAGCCGGAACCCACGGCCCCGGTGCGTTCACGGGTGGCGGCGGCCCGCGAGCGGATGCTGGCCCGGCAGGGCGGCCGGAACGCGGATCTGGGCGGGCAGGCGTTGCGGCAGCACGCCCCGCTGGCGGCCGGTCCCGAGAATTTTGCGCGGGCCGCCGCGAAGCAACTGGGCCTGACCGGGCGCGGCTACGACCGCCTGCTGCGCGTGGCGCGCACGGTCGCGGATCTCGCGGGCAGCCCCGACATCCGCGAGGCGCACCTGGCCGAGGCGGTCACGTACCGCCCGCGCGACCTGGGCACCGGCTGA